The genomic window TCCTGGATCCGCGCCCCGCCTGCGTCGAACAGGCCGATGATCGGCGCGCCGGTGGTCAGGGCCATCTTCTGCAGCTTGACGATCTTGGCCGCATGGGCGCCCGAAAGGCTGCCGCCGAAGACGGTGAAGTCCTTGGAGAAGACATAGACCAGCCGTCCGCCGATGGTGCCGCGACCCGTCACCACCCCGTCGCCGGGGATGCGCTGGTCCTGCATGCCGAAGTCGTGGCTGCGGTGCTCGACGAACATGTCGGTCTCCTCGAAGGAGCCCTCGTCCAGCAGCACGTCGATGCGTTCGCGCGCCGTCAGCTTGCCCTTGGCGTGCTGGGCGGCGATACGCTTTTCCCCACCGCCCAGTTTGGCGGCGGCGCGGCGGCGCGCCAGTTCTTCAAGGATGGCTTGGCTCATGATGGATCTTCGCCTCTTGTTCGTTGAGAGAGGGGTGGCGCCTTCATCGCAAATAGGCAAACGCAACTTTGCAAAAAGTGTGGAACTGCGCGGGCTTGCAAAGGATGGCGATATGATCTGCAAAGTTGCGAATGGCTGAGAAGCTTTTCCTGGGCGCCAAACTGCGCAAGCTGCGCGAGGCGCGCGGCTGGACGCTGGAGGCCTGCGCCGAGCGGCTCGGCCTGTCGCCGTCCTATCTGTCGCAGATCGAGACCAACCAGCGCCCGGCGACCGCGCGCGTCCTGATCGCCCTGACGCGCGCTTTCCATGTGGACGCCAGCCTGTTCGACCTGGAGGGCGACGCCCGCCTGATCGCCGACTTGCGCGAGGCCACCACCGATATCGCAGGTCAGGCCGAGCCGCCCACGGCCGCAGAGCTGAAACAGGCCGTCGCCAACACCCCGCGTCTGGCCCGTCAGTTCCTAGCCCTGCACCAGACCTTCCGCCGCCTGGACGAACGGGTGAAGGCGCTGGACGACACCCTGGGCCGGGACGAACACGGCGCCAGCGTGGCCCTTTTGCCCTACGAAGAGGTGCGCGACTTCTTCCACTATCGTGACAACTACATCGACGCGCTGGACACCGCGGCCGAGGCGCTGGCGGCGACCCTGGTTCAGGACGGCCAGATTGAGCGGGCGCTGGAGGCCGCGCTGAGCCAGGCACACGGCGTCCGCGTCGCCTATGTCGCCGGTCAGGAGGCGCTGCGTCGCTACGATCCCGCCAGCCGCGTCCTGACGCTGGACGCCTGGCAGCCCGGCGCGACGCGGTCATTCCAGTTGGCGCACCAGCTGGCCCTGCTGTCCTTCCGCGACCTGATCGAGACTGAGTTGGACCAGGCCGCCTTCCGCACGGACGCCGCACGCGACGTGGCCCGGGTCGGTCTGGCCAACTATGCGGCGGGCGCGTTGCTCTTGCCCTATCGCGCCTTCCTGGAAGCCGCGCGCGAGGAGAAGCACGACATCGACCGTCTGCGTACCCGGTTCCAGGTCAGCTTCGAACAGGTCTGCCACCGGCTTTCGACCCTGCAACGGCCCGGCTGGCGCGGCGTGCCCTTCTATTTCGCTCGCGTGGACATGGCCGGCAACATCACCAAGCGCCACAGCGCCACCCGCTTCCAGTTCGCTCGCTTCGGCGGCGCCTGCCCGCTGTGGAACGTCCACGAAGCCTTCGCGGCGCCCGACCGGATCGGGGTGCAGCTGGCCGAGATGCCCGACGGATCGCGCTACATCTCCATCGCCCGCAGCGTGTCCAAGCCCAGCGGCTCCTACCTGGCCAACGACCGGCGCTACGCCCTGTCCTTGGGATGCGAGGTCGAACATGCAGGCGCCCTGGTCTATGCCGCCGGCCTCGATCTGAACGGCCCCGCCGCCCGGATCGGCGTCAGCTGCCGCATCTGCGAGCGCACCGACTGCACCCAGCGCGCCTTCCCACCCCTGGACCGGACCCTGCACGTCCCCGAGAACGAGCGTGGCGTGGTGCCCTATGTGCTGGATGGCCCGCGCCCGGACCGCTATTGATCGGGGCATGACCTCACACGCACCCATCGGCGTCGCCGTCGTCGGCTACGGCCTGGCGGGCCAGACCTTCCACGCCCCCCTGATCGCCGCGACCCCCGGCCTGCGCCTGGCCGCCGTCGTCTCGTCCCGGCCCGAAGCGGTCCACGCCGACCTGCCCGAGGTCGAGGTCCTGCCCGATCTGGACGCCGCCCTCGCCCGCGACGACATCGGCCTGATCGTCGTCGCCACCCCCGACGCCTTGCACGCCGAACAGTCGATCGCCGCGCTGAGGGCCGGCAAGTCGGTGGTGGTGGACAAGCCCTTCGCCGCCACCCTGGCCGACGCGCAAAGCGTCGCCGCCGTCGCGGCTTCATCGCCCGGCGTGTTCAGCGTCTTCCAGAACCGCCGATGGGACGCCGATTTCCTGACCCTGCGCCGCCTCATCGCAGAGGGCGAACTGGGCGAGATCGCCGTGTTCGAGAGCCACTACGACCGCTTTCGCCCGACCGTCACCGACCGCTGGAAGGACCAGCGCGACGGCGGCGTCTGGGCCGACCTGGGCCCACACCTGATCGACCAGGCCGTGCAGTTGTTCGGCCCGCCGCTGGCCATCTATGCCGACCTTCAGGCCCAGCGTGTCGGCGCCACGGCCATCGACTACGCACACGTTCTGCTGCGGTATGACCGGCTGCGGGTTATCCTGAACATGAGCCACCTCGCCGCTGAATCCAGCCTGCGCTACGTCGTCCACGGCACGGGCGGCAGCTTCATCAAACGCGGCCTCGACGCCCAGGAGAGCCAGTCCAAGGCCGGCCTGCGTCCCGGCGACGCCGAATGGGGCCTTGATCCTTTGCCCGGCATGCTGACGAAACAGACCGACGGCGAAACGGTCCGCACCACGCCGACGCCCGCACGCGGCGATTATCTCGCCTTCTACGCCGCCATGCGCGACGCGATCCTCGGCAAGGGACCGCCGCCCGTCCCCGCCGATCAGGCCTTGACCGTCATGCGCATCCTCGACGCCGGTCTGCGCAGCGCGGCGGAGCGTCGCGAGATCGCGCTCTAGCTCTTCTTGCGGCCCTTCGACGTCGCTGCTGGAGCGTGGGCCAGGCGCAGCAGATTGGCCGCGCCCGGCGCCCCGAACGGCGTGCCGGCCAGGATCAGGATGCGCTGGCCCGGCTCGGCCAGACCATATTTGACCGCGCTGTTGACGGCGTCGTCCGTCACGGCCTCCAGCGAGTCCGGCTGCTCGCCCAGACGCGGCTCAAGTCCCCAGACCAGGGCCAGCCGCCGCGCGGTGTTGGGATTGGGCGTCAGCACGAGGATCGGCTTCAGCGGCCGCTCGCGCGCCATCCGCCGCGCCGTGCCGCCCAGGGTCGTGAACACCACCAGACAGCCGGTCGAGGGCGCATTCGCCGCCATCCGCGCCGCCCCGACCAGGGCGTCCACATCGTGCTCGTCCATGCCGGCGTGTTCGGCGCCCATCAGGCTGGGCCACATCGGATCGCGTTCGACGCGCTCGATGATCCGGCTCATGATGCCCACGGATTCCAGCGGATAGTCGCCCGAAGCCGTCTCGGCCGACAGCATCAGGGCGTCCGCGCCCTCATAGACCGCATTGGCCACATCGGTCGCCTCGGCGCGGGTCGGGGCCGGGGCGCTGGTCATAGATTCCAGCATCTGGGTGGCGACGATCACAGGCACGCCGCGATTGCGGGCCGCGCGCACGATCTGCTTTTGCGCCACCGGCACATCTTCGGGATCCAGCTCGACGCCCAGATCGCCGCGCGCCACCATCACCCCGTCGCAATAGTCCAGGATGGCTTCCAGATCGGCCAGGGCCGCCGGCTTCTCGATCTTGGCGAGGCAGGCCGCCTGACCATTCACGATCCGCTTCAGCTCGGCCATGTCCTCGGGCTTCTGCACGAAGCTGAGCGCCACCCAGTCCACGCCCATCCGCAGGGCGAAGGCCAGATCTTCACGGTCCTTGGGCGTCAGGGCCGAGACCGGGATCACCGCCTCTGGCACCGCCACGCCCTTGCGGTCCGAAAGCTTCGAGCCGCTCTCGACCGTCACATCCGCCCACTCATCGGTCCGCTCGCCCACACGCAGCCGCACCCGGCCGTCGTCCAGCAGCAGCAGCATGCCCTTGCGCAGCGCCTTGAAGATTTCGGGATGCGGCATCTGCACCCGCGTCTCGTCGCCGGGCGTCGGGTCCAGATCGAAACGCATGGTGTGGCCCGGCTTGACCGAGATCTCGACGTCCTTGAAACGGCCCAAACGCAGCTTCGGCCCTTGAAGGTCGGCCAACACGCCCAGCGGACGCTGCAACGCCATTTCGGCGCCGCGCACCGCCTTCAACGCGGCGGCGTGATCCTCATGCGACCCGTGGCTGAAGTTCAGGCGGAAGACGTCCACCCCCGCCTGGGCCAGCGCCTTGACGGTGCTGGGCGCACGGCTGGCGGGTCCCAGGGTGGCGACGATGCGCGCGCGACGGGCTCGGTTCATGACGTTTCCTGTTGGCTCTCTCGGACGGCAAAACAGGGCCGCCTGGGCGATTTCGCCCTCTTCTGCCAACGAAACCCGCGCTGCGTAAGGCCGCCTTCCCCTCAGGAAACATGAGTTGACGGCCGGAAACAGGAGTTTATCTGGCCGCCGCCCCGCAGGCCGCCGCGGCAAACCCGTTCAGATCGATGCATCGGCCCTCCACCTGCGGCGCGGCGACGCCGATCACATGGGCGAGGGTCGGGGCGATATCGACGGTCCGGATCGGCAGGAACCGCTCCTCGGCCTTTGCGCCCGGCCACCAGAAGATGATCGGCACGCGTCGGTCATATTCCCACGGCGTGCCGTGTCCGGCCAGGGTCGAGCCGACGCGGGCGCCCGAGGTGGTGTTCTGGGTCCAGGCGAACTGGATGTCGGGCGATCGCTCGGCGACGGTCGACAACCGCATCCGCTCGCGCACCGTCATCATCTCGGGCTGACGGCTGTCCGGCAGAGGCTCGGCCAGCAGCCGGTCGCGCGTCTCGGCGAAAGCCACGTCCGGCAGGGCGCGCAGCATCTCGACCGCCGCCTCCGCCACCTGTGTCCGCAACGGATCGGGCAGCGACTTATGATCCGCATCGGCGACCATCCAGCCGCTTCCGCCGGACTGCAGCGGATCGGCGTCCAGATTGAAGCGCGCCTTCAACGCGGCGTTGACGCCCTTGATCGCATCGGTGTCGGCGCGGTGCGCCTGCGGATAGCCATTCTCGTGCAGCCGCTCAACGAAGTCCGAACCGCCGTGATCGGCCGTCAAGACCACCAGCGCGCCGCCCGGAACCTGGGCCAGCTTGTCCAGGAAGGCGCCCAGCGCCGCATCCAGCCGGTGCATCTGCTCGCACATCTCCGGCCCCTGGGTGCCGTACATATGGCCGATCCGATCGGTGGCCGACAGGCTGACGCCCAGCATGTCGGTCGCCGCCCCCTGCCCCAGCTTCTGGCTGTCCAGCAGATATTCCGCCGCCTTCAGCGTCTGCTCGTCCAGCAGAGGCGACGTATCGAACTTCAGCCCCGCAGGCGGCAGCACCGAATGGAATGTCTGGCCGCGAATAGTCCAGTCGCCCGCCAGCGCCCGGCAGTCCGCGTTCTGATAGTCCCAAGCCACCGGCGTCGCCGCCGTCCAGGCGTTGAAGTCGCGGTTGAACGCCGCGACCGCCGCCAGCTTCGCCTCGGCCGTCTGACCTGGCTCGACATAGGTCGTCAGTCCAAACCCGTCGGTGAACCAGAAGGCCTGCCCCTGATGACCGGCCAGATTGATCGCCCCGCGATCCTTGCCCGACACCGCCATGACCTTGCTGGCCGGACTGACGGCCTTAAGCCAGTCGCCCAGCGTCGTCGCGCGCAGCTGATCCGGTCCCACCGGCCCGTTGTCGGTGTCGTCTCGCCCGTGCGCCAGATGGTTCTGCGGCGCGGCCAGGCAATAGACCTCCTCGCCGGTCTTGCCGTCGATCCAGTCGTTGGCGGGAATGCCGGTCTCGGCCGGGTGCATACCGGTCAGAACGGTGGAGTGGCCAGGGCAGGTCTCGGTCAGACCGTGGGTCTGATAGCCGTTGATCGACACCAGTCCCTGGTCGGCCAACCGGCGCAGGCCGCCGCTGTAGCGGCTGCGATACTGGTTGAAGAGGTTGGCGCTGAACTGATCCACCACGATGGTCACGATCAGTTTTGGCGGCGTCAGGGCCGCAGCCGACGCCTGAGGCGCGGCGGTCTGAACCGTCGGCTGGGCGACCGGCGCGCCCGCACAGGCGGCGCCCGCGATCGACAAGGCGGCCAGACACGCGGCGGCGACGTGACGCGACAGGGACATGAACAACTCCAACAACAGCCGTGCGGCCTCTAGCTGTTGCGGATGGCGCCCGCGTGACAGCCCGGCTCGCTCCTAGTGCGATTCCTTGGACCGCAGGCGCGCGACCTGATGCAGGACCAGCACCACCACCCCGCCGACGATCAGCCCGATCACGGCCGAGGCCACCGCCGTCGTCAGCCAGCTCATCACGCCGGCCAACGGCCCGAACAGTTCGCCGACGGCATGCGACAGATGCTCGACGGGCACGGCCGGCCAGTGCAGCCCCAGCGTATGGGAACCATGCAGCAGAATGCCGCCGCCGACCCACAGCATGGCCGCCGTGCCGATCGCCGACAGGGCGCTCATCACCATCGGCATGCCCTTGACCAGACCCCGCCCCAAAGCGCGCACCCCGCCATTGGGCCGCTGAGCCAGATGCAGGCCGATGTCGTCCATCTTCACGATCAATCCGACCGCGCCATAGACGACGACGGTCATGGCGATGCCGACCACAGCCAGCACAGCGGCCTGGGTCAGGATCGGCTGCGCCGCGACATCGGCCAGGGCGATGGCCATGATCTCGGCAGACAGGATCAAATCGGTGCGCACCGCGCCCGACACCGTCGTCTTCTCCAGCGCCGCTGTATCGCGCGCGACCGGCGCGGCATCCTCATGCCCGCCATGCCCCATCGCCTCCAGCAACTTTTCCGCGCCCTCGAAACACAGATAGGTCCCGCCGCACATCAGTATCGGGGTGATGGCCCAAGGCGCGAAGGCGCTGAGCACCAGGGCCACCGGCAGGATGAAGATCAACTTGTTGCGAAACGATCCCAGCGCGATCTTGCTGATGATCGGCAGCTCGCGGCTGGGCGACAGGCCCATGACATAGCGCGGCGTCACCGCCGCGTCGTCCACCACCACGCCGGCGGCCTTGGTCGAGGCCTTGCCGGCTGCCGCGCCCACGTCATCCAGCGACGCGGCCGCCAGCTTTGCGATGCCGGCGACGTCGTCCAGCAGCGCGATCAGTCCAGACGGCATAGTCAGTCTTCCCGGCTGGGCGGCACATTGACGCCCTGCGATTTCAGATAGGATTTGATGTTGCGCGCGGCCTGGCGGATGCGCTGTTCGTTCTCGACCATGGCGATGCGCACGAAGCCCTCGCCGTTCTCGCCATAGCCCACACCCGCCGCCACCGCGACCTTTGCGTGGGTCAGCAACTGCTTGGAAAACTCCAGACTGCCCAAATGCTTCAGCGCCGGCGGCAAGGGCGCCCAGGCGAACATGGAAGCGGCCGGCTTGGGAATGTCCCAGCCCGCGCGGCCGAAACTCTCGACCAGCACATCGCGCCGGCGGTGATAGAGTTTGCGGTTCTGCTCGACGATGTCCTGCGGCCCGTTCAGCGCGGCGCACGCCGCCGCCTGGATCGGCGTGAAGGCGCCATAGTCGAGGTAGGATTTCACCCGCGTCATCGCCGCGATCAGCGTCTTGTTGCCGACCGCAAACCCCATGCGCCAGCCCGCCATGCTGTAGGTCTTGGACAGGGAGGTGAACTCGATCGCCACGTCCTTGGCCCCCGGCACCTGCAGGATCGAGACCGTCGGCTTGCCGTCGTAATAGAGCTCCGAATAGGCCAGATCGCTGATGATCCACAGGTCGTTCGCCTTGGCGAAGTCCACGACGCGTTCGTAGAAGGCCAGATCGACCGTCTCCGCCGTCGGGTTCGACGGATAGTTCATGACCAGGATCTTGGGCCGCGGCACGGTGAAGGCCATGGCCCGCTCCAGCGCCTCGAAATATTTCTCGTCCGGCGTGGTCGGCACGCTGCGGATCGCCGCCCCGGCGATGATGAAGCCGAAGGTGTGGATCGGATACGACGGATTGGGTGCCAGGATCACGTCGCCCGGCTCGGTGATGGCGGTGGCCAGGCTGGCCAACCCCTCCTTGGAGCCCATGGTGACGATCACCTCGGTCTCGGGATCCACATCGACGCCGAAGCGGCGGCCGTAATAGTTGGCCTGCGCGCGGCGCAGGCCGGGGATGCCGCGTGACGCCGAATAGCCGTGGGCGTCGGGCTTCCTGGCCACCTCGATCAGCTTGTCGATCACATGCTGCGGCGGCGGCAGGTCGGGATTGCCCATCCCCAGGTCGATCACGTCCTCGCCCGCCGCACGGGCGGCCGCGCGCATCGCATTGGTCTCGGCGATGACATAGGGCGGCAACCGCTTCATGCGGTAGAATTCTTCGGACATGACAGGCTCGTCGTTGGGATCTGCGGCCGTGGATCGACCGCCCTTAGCGCTTAGCGCGCCAGCGGCCTCGCGCAACAGCGTTGAAGGTCATTTTCACCCGTCAGGCGGACGAAATCTGTGCGTCGCGCAAAAACCTGGTCGAAAAGGCTGCCGTTCAGCGTCCTCAATAGCTCAACCGTAAACCGATGCTGAGCGTTCGCGGCGGGCCGTATCCGGCGACGCCCGTGCCCGTTTCCGAGACCTCGACATCCTCGTCGAACAGATTGTCCGCCGCCATCCAAAGAGTCGCGTTCCGCGTGAAGGCCCACTCCCCTCGCGCATCCAGCGTCACGGCGGCGTCCAGCACCCGGTTGTTCAGGTCGTCGTCGAACCGGCTCGATTCATAACGTGCCGCCAGCGCCAGGGTCAGTCGATCGGTCGCGCGCCAATCCAGCCCGGCCGTCGCGCTCCATTCCGGCGCCTGTGCGGGACGCAAGCCGGTCAGCTGCGCGGCGGACGATCCGCCGTCGATCTCGGCGTCGGTCCAGGACGCAGCGGCGTTCAGCGAAACGGCTGACGATAAGTCCAGCGCCCCCGTCAGTTCCACGCCCCAGGCGTCGATGGTCCCGGCGTTCTGGCGCTGGCGCAGCACGCCGCCTGCCGGCACGAACCCGGCGCGCGGGAAGGTCGCCGGCCCGGACCCGAGAGTCACATTGACGATGGCGTCCTCGATCTGGTTCCAAAACACAGATGCGCCCCAACGCACGCCCTCGCGCTCGAAGGCCAATCCCGTCTCCACGCCCTTCAGCGTTTCCGGCGTCAGGGCGGCGTTGGCCTCGGTGATGTCGTTGCCGACGCGGAACGGCCGATGCAGTTCGTTCAACGTGGCGGGCCTGAACCCGGAATAGGCCGCCGCCCGCGCCGCGTAGCCGCCGCCCAGATCACGCCGCACGGCCAGGCGCGCGCTGACCACCTCGCCCGACCGATCCGGGTCGCTCTCATTCAGCAGGACGGCGCCGGTCGCCAGCATGTTCTCCTGACGAAATCCGCCCGTATTCTCCCACCGATCCACCCGAACTCCGCCAGCCACCAGCCATTCGGCTGCGGTCCAGGACGCATCGACGTAGGCCCCGGCCACCGCCGTCTCCCCGCCTGCACGCCGAATGCGGGTGAAGCCCGCGCCGGTTGGATTGCTGAAAAGTTCGTTGGTCTCGCCGTCGTTGAAGCGCGCATCGGCGCCCAGTTCCCACTCCAGCCGTCCGCCCGCGAAATCCGCGATGCGACGGCGCAGCGCCGCGTTCAGTCCCCATCCCGTCGCGGGCGTCTTGAACTGGTTGTTGGCGGGCGTCGTGGTCGATCGATCGGCCGACACCGAGGCCGAACTGTTGGCCAGATTGGTGTCGATCCGCCACGTCTGCAGCCGCCAGCCATAGCCGTCGGCCGACGGCGCCTGCGCCGCCGTGGCGCTCAGGCTGTGCCCGCTGGCGTTGGCGCGCGTTCCGGCCAGACCCGATCCGCGATCGTCTTCCCAGGTCGCCGCCCGCACCGACAGCTTCGCCTGTCCCAAGGCCGTATCGACCCGCAGCGCTGCACTTCGGCTGTCGAGATCCAGCGGCGTATCCGCGGCGCCTGCCGCCGGCCCGCGCACCGGCACATAGCCGTCGCTGACTTCGCGCAACCCGCTCAACGTCACCGCCAAAGGTCCTAGCCGCGTGGAGGCGGACCCCGCAGCCCGCAGTCCGCCGCGCTCGAACGCGGACACATCCAGCGCGCCGCCTTTCCCGCGCTCACGCAGGGTGATCGTACCCGTCAGCGCGCCCGCGCCATAGGGGCCCGAGCCTGCGCCCCGGATCACATCCAGACTCTCCAGCGATTCCGGCGTCGCCTGGGACCAGATGACCCAGCCCCCGAACGGATCGTTCAGCGGCACGCCGTCCAGCAGCACCAGCGTCCGTCCCGCCCCCGACGGCGCGATGGCCCTCAACGAAATCCCTTGCGTCGTCGGATTGGCCGCCGCGCTGCTGGTGCGTCGAAACAGCGACACCGCCGGCACGGACCGTAGCGCCTCATCCAGACGCGACGACCGGGACAGCACCGCCTCGTCGATCCGCACCACGGAAAACGCCGCGTCGGCCGCCGCCGGCGGCAGACGCGCGGCGGTGACGACGATCTCGGGCAAGGCGGTGGGCGTGACGGGGGGAGGAACGTCCTGGATCATGCGCCGTCCCTACGGCTTTGCCACCCGGGGGCAAAGCCTCACCGATAAAGAAGTATTGGGAAACGGCGGCGGAGCTTAGTCCGCATAGGCGCCCGGCATGAGTGATGTCCGCCGACACGGCGAGACCTGCGCCCAGAACTCGCCCCGCCCCCTCGATCTCGGAGGAAGCGTGACGCGCGAGCTGACGTCCCCCTCTTCCTCTGGCGCCGACGCTCATCCGGCTGGGCCGGCGGCTCTGCAGTATCAGTCGGACGTCGCGACCGTCGAGCCGCGAACGGCCAGTTGGAAGGGCAGCGTTGATGCTTGAGGCAGGTCGTCCTGCCCGGACTTGGCGCGGATCAGCAGGTCCGCCGCTGCGGACGCCATCGCTGCGATGGGTTGGACGACAGCGGTCAGCGGGGGGTTGCTGAAGCGCACGATCGGGGTGTCGTCGAAGCTGATGATGGCGAGATCGTGCGGGACGGCGAGGCCTCTGCGACCTGCGACGCGCAGGGCCGCCAGCGCCATCTGGTCGTTGGACGCAACGATGGCGGTCGGCGGATGGGCCAGGCGGCAGAAGGTCTCCATCGCCGCTTCACCCGATGCGAAGGTGAAGTCGCCGTGACCGACCAGATCGGCGTCGTCGGGCAGGCCACGCCCCGCCATCGCCGCACGATACCCCTGAAGCCGCGCGCCGCTCAGAACGTATTCGGGACTGCCGCTGATGAAACCGATCCGACGATGTCCCAGATCGAGAAGATGGTTCGTCGCCGTTTCGGCGGCGGCGTAGTCGTCCATCGCGATGCTGAAGCCTGCGCCCGTCGCCGTGGAGCCTATCCGCGCGAACGGCAGACCCAGATCCACCAGCAGCCCGGTGATCAGCGGATTGTCCGAGTGGGGCGGCGTCAGGATCACGCCGTCAGGGTGAAGCGCCGCAATCGCCGCCTTCACCTCGCGCTCGACATGGGCCGAATGGGTGTCGACCAGTTCGAAGATCATCCGATAGCCGGCCTCGGCGCATTTCAGCATACCGCCCAAGAGCATCTGATCGACCCAGTCGGTCCCCTCGCCCGACCGCCAGCCTTCTATGGTCCGATCACGGTCGTTCAGCGCCAGAAGCAGATAGGAGCGCGATCCGCCCATGCGCTGGGCCGCCAGACTGGGGACGTAGCCCAGCCTGGCCACGGCGGCGTTGACCCGTTCGCGCACCTCCGGCCGGACGTTGGGGCCATTGTTGATGACGCGCGACACCGTTTGCAACGACACGCCGGCCTCGGCCGCGACATGTTTGATCGTCACCTTGCGCGCAGCGGTTGACGCGGCCTGTTCCAGCTTCACCATAAAACCAAGGCTAGATGATCGTCCGGTCCGGCTCCAGCGTCTTAAGCGCTGACTTGCGGCGACGGGGCGGCGCAGTGTCGGTCGATGAACTGCTGATGCGTCGGCAGATCGGCGACAACCCGTCTCAGCAGTTCCGCCGCATGATCCAGCTGGCCCGGGACGTCATCGAAGGGAATACGGTTCGTCAGCGGATGGAAGGTGTGCGGTCGGACGCCCATCCCCTCCATCACCGACTGCCAGCTGACGGCCCGGAACAGTTCGTCGAGCCCCTCGGCCAGACGCCCGCCGCTTCGGAACAGCGCGATCTTGCGCTTCAGTTCGGGCGGAAGCTCCATCCTACGACAGGCGCGCCAGAAGGGCGTGTCGTCTCGTTCGGTCAGGCAATAGTGCAGGACGATGAAATCCCTGATCTCCTCGTAGTCGGCGATCATGCGTCGATTGTATTCGTCGGCCAGCACCGGATCGCAGTCGCGATCCGGCAGGAAGCGGAAGAAAAAGTCCAACCCGCGATAGATCAGATGGATGGCGGTCGATTCCAGCGGCTCGATGAAGCCTCCGGCCAGCCCCAGCGCCAGGACGTTCTTGTCCCAGAGGCGCTCTCGAACGCCGGTCTTGAAGGGCACCACCATCGGCTTCACGACGGGCGCGCCCTCGACCTGGGCCATCATGCTGGCCGTTGCCTCGTCATCGCTCAGATACTGGCTGCAGAAGACATAGCCGTTGCCGGTTCGGTGTTGCAGCGGGATACGCCAGCGCCAGCCGTAATCCTGCGCCTGGGCCAGGGTGTAGGGCGCAGGCGGGCCGACATTCTCGGTCTGGACGGCGATCGCCCGGTCGCACAGCAGCCAGTGGGACCAGTCGTGATAGCCGACCTTCAACGCCTTGCCGATCAGCAGACTGCGAAAGCCCGAGCAGTCGATGAAGAAGTCCGCCTCGACCGTCCGGCCGTCCTTGAGGACCAGGTGATCGACAAACCCATCATCGCGAACACGCACGTCCTCGACAATGCCCTCGACGCGGCTCACCCCGCGCGCTTCGGCGAAGGTGCGCAGGAAGCGCGCGACCCTTTTGGCGTCGACATGCAGGGCGTAGCTGGCGCCGCCGACGGGCGTGCGCGCCGCCTTGAACGGCAGGGTAAACCGTCCTTCGCGCGCCATCACCGCCGCCGGCGCGAAATCCTGGAGGCCGCCCGGATAGCCTTGCAATGCGGCCTTCAACCAGACCTGGTAAAAGTCAGCCAGATCGACCGGCGCGCCGATCGTGCCGAAAGGGTGAAAATAGCTCTGGCCCTTGGCCTTCCAGTCTCTGAATTCGATGCCCAGTTTGAAGCTGGCCTGCACCTCTCGCACGAAGACCTGTTCGTCCACGCCCAGTTTGGCCAGCAGTTGCAGGAAGGGCGGCACGGTGGACTCCCCCACCCCGATCGTGCCGATGTCGTCACTCTCCACCAGTTCGATCTGACCGAGCGCGCCCTTCAGATGTTCGGACAGCAGCGCGGCCGCCATCCATCCTGCGGTCCCGCCGCCGACGATACAAACCTTGCGTATCTTGCGGGACGGGTCAGCTTGCATTGGAAATCCCTTTCGGATCGCTCACGCCCCCGAAGCGGGCGAGGAAGGCGTCGTGACTGGTTGTGCGCTCGACCATATCGGCGACCGCATCGCGCATCCCCCACAGTCCCTGCCGCAGTTGCACGGGGTCGATCCCTTGAACGGCCGGGTCCACACGTTCCGGCATGAGCCCGAGCCCGTCATAGATGGCGAGCCA from Brevundimonas fontaquae includes these protein-coding regions:
- a CDS encoding helix-turn-helix domain-containing protein; amino-acid sequence: MAEKLFLGAKLRKLREARGWTLEACAERLGLSPSYLSQIETNQRPATARVLIALTRAFHVDASLFDLEGDARLIADLREATTDIAGQAEPPTAAELKQAVANTPRLARQFLALHQTFRRLDERVKALDDTLGRDEHGASVALLPYEEVRDFFHYRDNYIDALDTAAEALAATLVQDGQIERALEAALSQAHGVRVAYVAGQEALRRYDPASRVLTLDAWQPGATRSFQLAHQLALLSFRDLIETELDQAAFRTDAARDVARVGLANYAAGALLLPYRAFLEAAREEKHDIDRLRTRFQVSFEQVCHRLSTLQRPGWRGVPFYFARVDMAGNITKRHSATRFQFARFGGACPLWNVHEAFAAPDRIGVQLAEMPDGSRYISIARSVSKPSGSYLANDRRYALSLGCEVEHAGALVYAAGLDLNGPAARIGVSCRICERTDCTQRAFPPLDRTLHVPENERGVVPYVLDGPRPDRY
- a CDS encoding oxidoreductase, with protein sequence MTSHAPIGVAVVGYGLAGQTFHAPLIAATPGLRLAAVVSSRPEAVHADLPEVEVLPDLDAALARDDIGLIVVATPDALHAEQSIAALRAGKSVVVDKPFAATLADAQSVAAVAASSPGVFSVFQNRRWDADFLTLRRLIAEGELGEIAVFESHYDRFRPTVTDRWKDQRDGGVWADLGPHLIDQAVQLFGPPLAIYADLQAQRVGATAIDYAHVLLRYDRLRVILNMSHLAAESSLRYVVHGTGGSFIKRGLDAQESQSKAGLRPGDAEWGLDPLPGMLTKQTDGETVRTTPTPARGDYLAFYAAMRDAILGKGPPPVPADQALTVMRILDAGLRSAAERREIAL
- the pyk gene encoding pyruvate kinase; the protein is MNRARRARIVATLGPASRAPSTVKALAQAGVDVFRLNFSHGSHEDHAAALKAVRGAEMALQRPLGVLADLQGPKLRLGRFKDVEISVKPGHTMRFDLDPTPGDETRVQMPHPEIFKALRKGMLLLLDDGRVRLRVGERTDEWADVTVESGSKLSDRKGVAVPEAVIPVSALTPKDREDLAFALRMGVDWVALSFVQKPEDMAELKRIVNGQAACLAKIEKPAALADLEAILDYCDGVMVARGDLGVELDPEDVPVAQKQIVRAARNRGVPVIVATQMLESMTSAPAPTRAEATDVANAVYEGADALMLSAETASGDYPLESVGIMSRIIERVERDPMWPSLMGAEHAGMDEHDVDALVGAARMAANAPSTGCLVVFTTLGGTARRMARERPLKPILVLTPNPNTARRLALVWGLEPRLGEQPDSLEAVTDDAVNSAVKYGLAEPGQRILILAGTPFGAPGAANLLRLAHAPAATSKGRKKS
- a CDS encoding alkaline phosphatase family protein, whose protein sequence is MSLSRHVAAACLAALSIAGAACAGAPVAQPTVQTAAPQASAAALTPPKLIVTIVVDQFSANLFNQYRSRYSGGLRRLADQGLVSINGYQTHGLTETCPGHSTVLTGMHPAETGIPANDWIDGKTGEEVYCLAAPQNHLAHGRDDTDNGPVGPDQLRATTLGDWLKAVSPASKVMAVSGKDRGAINLAGHQGQAFWFTDGFGLTTYVEPGQTAEAKLAAVAAFNRDFNAWTAATPVAWDYQNADCRALAGDWTIRGQTFHSVLPPAGLKFDTSPLLDEQTLKAAEYLLDSQKLGQGAATDMLGVSLSATDRIGHMYGTQGPEMCEQMHRLDAALGAFLDKLAQVPGGALVVLTADHGGSDFVERLHENGYPQAHRADTDAIKGVNAALKARFNLDADPLQSGGSGWMVADADHKSLPDPLRTQVAEAAVEMLRALPDVAFAETRDRLLAEPLPDSRQPEMMTVRERMRLSTVAERSPDIQFAWTQNTTSGARVGSTLAGHGTPWEYDRRVPIIFWWPGAKAEERFLPIRTVDIAPTLAHVIGVAAPQVEGRCIDLNGFAAAACGAAAR